One window from the genome of Pempheris klunzingeri isolate RE-2024b chromosome 7, fPemKlu1.hap1, whole genome shotgun sequence encodes:
- the adra2b gene encoding alpha-2B adrenergic receptor, whose product MASALDSGCSMELSGWNNNGSNAGASVPCNQSILKLAPYSPEATAAFATAITLMVVFTIVGNIMVIIAVLTSRSLRGPQNLFLVSLAAADILVATLIIPFSLANELLGYWYFKSLWCEIYLALDVLFCTSSIVHLCAISLDRYLSISRVTYGRQRTPKRIKAAIVVVWLISAVISFPPLLSLNKSEVGEEGSERGPQCQLNDERWYILYSTIGSFFAPCLIMILVYVRIYQIAKQRTRCPPGEPRKDGVGCATPSQPSRHLQANGKDDEESTPPSSNKTSNARPPTLAITPSPSLGESQTSQNPTPNNLLQPPSPSSAMTPVTASLETSPHGPSPPSAVPPSAPAKTKAEKKKGKRLRGKKADNNNGDSSSTESDMEHSHGGGRGSTSMPGSPAGGGIHSPASVKRYRDMIATSKGARLVPGRKSKPESNPGAARRKAMVNREKRFTFVLAVVIGVFVVCWFPFFFSYSLQAVCPDTCTIPDPLFKFFFWIGYCNSSLNPVIYTIFNKDFRKAFKKILCRSTKGTFF is encoded by the coding sequence ATGGCCTCGGCTCTGGACAGCGGCTGCTCCATGGAGCTGAGCGGCTGGAACAACAACGGGAGCAACGCCGGAGCCTCCGTTCCCTGCAACCAGAGCATCCTGAAGTTGGCCCCTTACTCCCCTGAAGCCACGGCGGCCTTCGCCACCGCCATAACCTTGATGGTGGTCTTCACCATTGTGGGGAACATCATGGTCATCATCGCTGTCCTGACCAGCCGGTCTCTCCGAGGTCCGCAGAATCTCTTCTTAGTGTCACTAGCTGCTGCAGACATTTTAGTGGCCACCCTCATCATCCCCTTTTCTTTGGCCAATGAACTGCTTGGCTACTGGTACTTCAAATCTCTGTGGTGTGAGATCTACCTGGCGCTGGATGTGCTGTTCTGCACCTCCTCCATTGTGCACCTGTGCGCCATCTCACTGGACCGCTACCTATCAATTTCTAGGGTTACTTACGGGCGTCAGCGGACTCCCAAACGCATCAAAGCTGCTATTGTGGTGGTGTGGCTCATCTCTGCCGtcatctccttccctcccctgcTCTCACTGAACAAAAGCGAGGTAGGGGAAGAGGGGAGCGAGAGAGGACCTCAGTGCCAGCTGAATGATGAGCGCTGGTACATCCTTTACTCCACCATCGGCTCCTTCTTTGCTCCATGCCTCATCATGATCCTGGTCTACGTAAGAATTTACCAAATTGCCAAACAGAGAACGCGTTGCCCGCCGGGAGAGCCCAGAAAGGATGGGGTCGGCTGTGCTACACCAAGTCAGCCTTCACGACATTTACAAGCCAACGGGAAGGATGATGAAGAAAGTACACCCCCTTCATCGAACAAAACCTCCAATGCCAGACCCCCCACCCTCGCCATCACCCCTTCTCCTTCACTGGGAGAGTCTCAGACCTCCCAGAATCCTACCCCAAATAATCTCCTGCAACCTCCATCCCCTTCTTCAGCCATGACCCCTGTCACAGCGTCCCTTGAGACCTCTCCCCATGGCCCTTCGCCCCCCTCTGCTGTGCCTCCGTCTGCGCCTGCCAAGACTAAAGCGGAGAAGAAGAAGGGCAAGCgcctgagagggaaaaaagctgACAATAACAATGGTGACAGCTCAAGCACAGAGAGCGATATGGAGCACAGCCACGGAGGAGGTCGAGGCAGCACCAGCATGCCAGGGTCACCTGCAGGAGGGGGGATCCACTCTCCGGCCTCAGTCAAGCGCTACCGGGACATGATCGCCACTTCAAAGGGGGCTCGGCTGGTGCCCGGGAGGAAATCAAAACCAGAGAGCAACCCAGGAGCAGCGAGGCGTAAAGCGATGGTCAACAGAGAGAAACGTTTCACCTTTGTGCTGGCGGTGGTCATCGGTGTCTTTGTGGTGTGCTGGTTCCCATTCTTCTTCTCCTACTCTCTGCAGGCAGTGTGCCCAGATACATGTACCATTCCTGATCCACtcttcaagttttttttctggatcGGTTACTGCAACTCCTCACTCAACCCAGTCATATACACCATTTTCAACAAAGACTTCAGGAAGGCCTTCAAAAAGATACTGTGCAGAAGCACCAAGGGTACTTTCTTTTAG